One window from the genome of Paracoccus marcusii encodes:
- a CDS encoding gene transfer agent family protein, which produces MQAATIRWPGGEHAFRLGIAELEVIQQKTQCGPEYLLHKLNTGQWFAVELIEVLRNGLIGGGLPHVEALKLVRNAFELHDLISFKVPVQEVLSVCLYGPADDPVGEDQPVMPTPENEQTAAGSSAPTTD; this is translated from the coding sequence ATGCAGGCGGCGACGATACGCTGGCCGGGCGGGGAGCATGCTTTCCGCCTTGGCATCGCCGAGCTGGAGGTGATCCAGCAAAAGACGCAATGCGGTCCTGAGTATCTCCTGCACAAGCTGAACACCGGGCAGTGGTTTGCGGTCGAGCTGATCGAGGTCCTGCGCAACGGCCTGATCGGGGGCGGCCTGCCGCATGTTGAGGCGCTGAAGCTGGTGCGCAATGCCTTCGAACTGCATGACCTGATCAGCTTCAAGGTCCCCGTCCAGGAGGTTCTGTCGGTCTGTCTCTACGGCCCGGCGGATGATCCCGTGGGGGAGGATCAACCGGTGATGCCGACACCGGAGAACGAACAAACGGCCGCTGGAAGTTCAGCACCTACTACGGACTAG
- a CDS encoding HK97-gp10 family putative phage morphogenesis protein, with the protein MAQLNPRIVAKLKQIPAAAVDAARVAMEEGAEEICVLMRSLVPAKSGALRASIGWTWGDLPPGTFMIDEIRSGMNKGEQYATLRIKIYAGSKEAYYARFVEFGTQPHSLARNASVKRGKRQDKGAGHPGTVAQPFFYPAWKAKRAEFRNRIRTKVRAAIKEAWRNG; encoded by the coding sequence ATGGCGCAGCTCAATCCCCGAATCGTCGCGAAGCTAAAGCAAATCCCTGCCGCAGCAGTCGATGCCGCCCGGGTAGCAATGGAGGAGGGCGCAGAGGAAATCTGTGTCCTGATGCGCAGCCTGGTGCCTGCCAAAAGCGGAGCCTTGCGCGCCAGCATCGGCTGGACCTGGGGCGACCTGCCGCCAGGTACCTTCATGATCGACGAGATCCGCTCCGGCATGAACAAGGGCGAGCAGTACGCCACGCTGCGCATCAAGATCTATGCAGGAAGCAAGGAGGCCTACTACGCCCGGTTTGTCGAGTTCGGCACCCAACCCCACTCGCTGGCGCGCAACGCGTCGGTGAAACGCGGCAAGCGGCAGGACAAGGGGGCGGGCCATCCCGGCACTGTCGCGCAGCCGTTTTTCTATCCCGCTTGGAAAGCCAAGCGGGCGGAGTTCCGCAACAGGATCCGCACCAAAGTCCGCGCAGCAATCAAGGAGGCATGGCGCAATGGTTAA
- a CDS encoding DUF3168 domain-containing protein, whose translation MRAGRRLRQLVIARIEDQVAALAGKVFDQALASTAYPYVTLGPSYWNDTSVTCVKARTMTLQIDLWHSQESKGACEDLTDHIAAAIEGWSDTAALTMHPATISLVRVLDDPSGNVHGIIQLEVRIEQDPA comes from the coding sequence ATGAGGGCCGGTCGCCGTCTTCGCCAGCTGGTCATCGCCCGCATCGAGGATCAGGTCGCCGCGCTGGCAGGCAAGGTCTTCGACCAGGCGCTTGCCAGCACCGCATATCCCTATGTGACATTGGGCCCGTCCTATTGGAATGACACCAGCGTGACCTGCGTCAAGGCGCGCACGATGACGCTGCAGATCGATCTCTGGCACAGCCAGGAGAGCAAGGGGGCCTGTGAGGATCTGACCGACCACATCGCTGCGGCGATCGAGGGATGGTCTGACACCGCGGCGTTGACCATGCACCCGGCCACCATCTCACTGGTCCGCGTCCTGGACGATCCCAGTGGCAATGTGCACGGGATCATTCAGTTGGAGGTCAGGATCGAGCAGGACCCCGCCTGA
- a CDS encoding phage head closure protein, whose translation MKISDLNRRITLLEPSLSKDADGKAVQGWANRGEVWANIQHRPGSEAFQQARLEARDPATVAVRASTLTRRMTSMWRVETDRVVYEISSNPNLSQDNAFVTFQVEGQRK comes from the coding sequence ATGAAAATCTCTGACCTTAACCGCCGCATCACTCTTCTGGAGCCGAGCCTGAGCAAGGACGCCGATGGGAAAGCTGTCCAGGGCTGGGCGAACCGCGGAGAGGTGTGGGCCAACATTCAGCATCGGCCCGGTAGCGAGGCATTCCAGCAGGCGCGACTGGAGGCCAGAGACCCGGCCACGGTCGCCGTGCGCGCCTCCACCCTGACCCGGCGGATGACCTCGATGTGGCGCGTCGAGACTGACCGGGTGGTCTACGAGATAAGCAGCAACCCGAACCTGTCCCAGGACAATGCGTTCGTGACGTTCCAGGTTGAGGGGCAACGCAAATGA
- a CDS encoding head-tail connector protein, with product MIVGSVELRQHLRVDAGDEDQLLELLAFAAEQQVSSWIDRPLYSRETDLPVATAPGYHPNQIVATEAIKAAILMMAARLYMNREGTGDGMEDASLPMSVRALLAPYRFFGCPPRAPELPVVPEVPDENL from the coding sequence GTGATCGTCGGGTCGGTCGAACTTCGGCAGCACCTACGGGTGGATGCGGGCGACGAGGACCAGCTACTGGAGCTCCTCGCCTTTGCGGCCGAACAGCAGGTGTCCAGCTGGATCGACCGGCCCCTCTACTCCAGGGAAACAGATCTGCCCGTCGCCACCGCACCGGGCTATCACCCGAACCAGATCGTTGCGACGGAAGCCATCAAGGCCGCGATCCTGATGATGGCCGCGCGGCTCTACATGAACAGGGAGGGCACCGGGGACGGCATGGAAGATGCCTCTCTGCCGATGTCGGTGCGCGCGCTGCTGGCCCCTTACCGTTTCTTCGGCTGTCCGCCACGCGCGCCCGAGTTGCCTGTCGTGCCGGAGGTGCCGGATGAAAATCTCTGA
- a CDS encoding phage major capsid protein codes for MSKHMMLQASLAAMMAAQPAAVLGSVRADAGGGDVVQLMKEVKSELERINSDVNKKAEEAQNEAKKAGTLSAETKVSVDQLLQAQGGLKQAVDKLEKKIEDLDSTNLDIEQRLSNRRGGGQGNARQTLGTAVSNHEGVKGFVKGTMTFTVQNAITSGSASAGTLKVPQRDTEIVGLPRRQFFVRDLLSRNTTTTDLIQYAKLRLRALNAAVVAEGALKPESNLEWELAEAPVRTIAHWIHVARQTMDDIPQLEGEIDNELVYGLDLAEEDQILSGDGVGQNLSGLITNASAYGGTYEPAGSSRIDRLRFSLLEASLAGYPADGMVLNEIDWALIETSKDSEGRYIFANPLQLAGPVLWGRPVVPTTEIEVDNFLTGAFKVAATIYDRMDTEVLISSEDRDNFVKNMLTVRAEKRLALAIKRAQALIYGQFTAAGA; via the coding sequence ATGTCCAAACACATGATGCTGCAAGCAAGCCTTGCAGCAATGATGGCTGCGCAACCGGCTGCCGTTCTTGGCTCGGTTCGCGCCGATGCCGGCGGCGGCGACGTCGTCCAGCTGATGAAAGAGGTCAAGTCTGAGCTGGAGCGCATCAACAGCGACGTCAACAAGAAGGCCGAGGAGGCCCAGAACGAGGCCAAGAAGGCCGGCACCCTGTCGGCGGAAACCAAGGTCTCCGTCGATCAGCTGCTGCAGGCGCAAGGCGGCCTGAAGCAGGCCGTCGACAAGCTGGAAAAGAAGATCGAGGATCTGGACAGCACCAACCTCGACATCGAGCAGCGCCTGAGCAACCGCCGTGGCGGCGGTCAGGGCAACGCCCGTCAGACCCTCGGCACCGCCGTCTCCAACCACGAGGGCGTCAAGGGCTTCGTCAAGGGCACGATGACCTTCACGGTCCAGAACGCGATCACGTCGGGCTCGGCCTCGGCCGGCACGCTGAAGGTGCCGCAACGCGACACCGAGATCGTCGGTCTGCCCCGCCGCCAGTTCTTCGTGCGCGACCTGCTGAGCCGCAACACCACGACCACCGACCTGATCCAGTACGCCAAGCTGCGGCTGCGGGCGCTGAACGCCGCCGTGGTGGCCGAGGGTGCGCTGAAGCCGGAAAGCAACCTGGAATGGGAACTGGCCGAGGCGCCCGTGCGCACCATCGCGCACTGGATCCACGTCGCACGCCAGACCATGGACGATATCCCCCAGCTGGAGGGAGAGATCGACAACGAACTGGTCTACGGCCTGGACCTGGCCGAAGAAGACCAGATCCTGTCCGGCGACGGTGTCGGTCAGAACCTGAGCGGCCTGATCACCAACGCGTCGGCCTATGGCGGCACGTATGAGCCCGCAGGATCCTCGCGGATCGACCGTCTGCGCTTCTCGCTGCTGGAAGCCAGCCTCGCCGGGTATCCCGCCGACGGCATGGTCCTGAACGAGATCGATTGGGCGCTGATCGAGACGTCCAAGGACAGCGAAGGCCGCTACATCTTCGCGAACCCGCTGCAGCTGGCCGGTCCCGTCCTGTGGGGCCGGCCCGTGGTGCCGACCACGGAGATCGAGGTCGACAACTTCCTGACCGGTGCATTCAAGGTGGCCGCGACCATCTACGACCGCATGGACACCGAGGTGCTGATCTCCAGCGAGGATCGCGACAACTTTGTCAAGAACATGCTGACGGTCCGCGCCGAGAAGCGTCTGGCGCTGGCCATCAAACGCGCCCAGGCTCTGATCTACGGCCAGTTCACGGCGGCCGGCGCCTGA
- a CDS encoding head maturation protease, ClpP-related, which translates to MTLMKLPKADIAARPGLRSDVTPKSLTRWNPDVRSAADDTDATISVLDVIGEDYWGEGVTVKRIMAALRAIGDRDVTVNINSPGGNFFEGLAIYNALRDHPAKVTVNVLGVAASAASVIAMAGDEIFIARAGFLMIHNTWVIAAGDRHALTEVAEWLKPFDDVSADIYAARTGIDAKVIGDMLDRETWIAGSAAVAQGFADGLLAADEIDAGGDTQQRGDTRAEKKFDVMAHKAGVTRSEARELLAALKGGKPGAAPHGKPGAADTEEIRNLLSSLKSI; encoded by the coding sequence ATGACGCTGATGAAGCTTCCCAAGGCGGACATCGCGGCCCGGCCGGGGCTGCGGAGCGACGTCACGCCCAAATCGCTGACCCGTTGGAACCCGGACGTCCGCTCGGCCGCCGACGATACCGACGCCACCATCTCGGTCCTGGACGTGATCGGGGAGGATTACTGGGGCGAAGGCGTGACCGTCAAACGGATCATGGCGGCCTTGCGCGCGATCGGCGACCGCGACGTCACCGTCAACATCAACTCGCCCGGCGGCAACTTCTTCGAGGGCCTGGCCATCTACAACGCGCTGCGCGACCACCCCGCCAAGGTGACAGTCAATGTCCTGGGCGTGGCTGCCTCGGCCGCTTCGGTCATCGCCATGGCCGGCGATGAGATCTTCATTGCCCGCGCCGGCTTCCTAATGATCCACAACACCTGGGTCATCGCCGCCGGCGACCGCCACGCGCTGACCGAGGTCGCGGAATGGCTCAAGCCCTTTGATGATGTGTCAGCCGACATCTATGCCGCGCGCACCGGGATCGACGCCAAGGTGATCGGGGACATGCTCGATCGGGAAACGTGGATCGCAGGGTCTGCCGCCGTGGCCCAGGGCTTCGCCGATGGGCTGCTGGCTGCAGACGAGATCGATGCCGGCGGAGACACCCAACAGCGTGGCGACACACGAGCCGAGAAGAAATTCGACGTCATGGCCCACAAGGCCGGCGTCACGCGGTCGGAGGCTCGTGAGCTTCTGGCCGCCCTCAAAGGGGGCAAGCCTGGTGCTGCCCCGCACGGCAAGCCGGGTGCTGCCGACACCGAGGAGATCCGCAATCTCCTCTCCTCCCTGAAATCCATCTAA
- a CDS encoding phage portal protein: MSLIERLASALPARVRSAVYDVEKEKRLTLTDGSAWSQLFGKGAASGKRVTLDSAMQLSAVWACIRQTAMVISSLPMGVYEKRADGSRETISDRLAEVLTVSPNADQTAMEYWEGQIAWMMTNGNSYAERTDSRLGLSDLRILPANITSPFRNADGDLMYRTVDRGKQEVLPREKVFHVRGFGFGGDMGLSAISFGVQTMGTALAAEESAGKLFGNGMQISGLLKSNQVLKPEQRVQIREMLQAYSGSEAAWKVMMLEAGFDFEQLSLNPEDAQMLETRRFSIEDICRWFGTPPIVIGHAGDGQTMWGSGVEQIMIAWMNTGLNPLLRRIEGRIRKDIIPPGSRVKRYAEFNREGILQMDSKAKADFLTRLVSNGIMSRNEAREKLNLPRRDGADDLTAQTAMAPVQDLG; encoded by the coding sequence ATGTCGCTGATTGAACGTCTGGCATCAGCCCTCCCGGCGCGCGTCCGCTCGGCAGTCTACGATGTCGAAAAGGAGAAGCGGCTGACCCTGACCGACGGCAGCGCCTGGAGCCAGTTGTTCGGAAAGGGGGCAGCGTCGGGCAAGCGCGTGACGCTGGACAGCGCCATGCAGCTGTCTGCTGTGTGGGCCTGCATCCGACAGACGGCAATGGTCATCTCGTCGCTGCCGATGGGCGTCTATGAGAAGCGCGCCGATGGATCGCGGGAAACTATCAGCGACCGCTTGGCGGAGGTGCTGACCGTGTCGCCCAACGCCGACCAGACGGCGATGGAGTACTGGGAAGGCCAGATCGCGTGGATGATGACCAACGGCAACAGCTATGCCGAGCGGACCGATTCACGCCTTGGGCTGTCCGACCTGCGGATCCTGCCTGCCAACATCACCAGCCCCTTCCGCAATGCTGACGGGGATCTGATGTACAGGACCGTCGATCGTGGAAAGCAGGAGGTCCTGCCCCGTGAGAAGGTCTTCCACGTTCGCGGCTTCGGTTTTGGCGGCGACATGGGCTTGTCAGCCATTTCCTTCGGCGTCCAGACGATGGGCACGGCGCTGGCGGCAGAGGAAAGCGCCGGCAAGCTGTTCGGCAACGGCATGCAGATCTCCGGTCTGCTGAAATCCAACCAGGTGCTCAAGCCCGAGCAGCGCGTCCAGATCCGGGAGATGCTGCAGGCCTACAGCGGGTCCGAGGCCGCCTGGAAGGTGATGATGCTGGAGGCAGGCTTCGACTTCGAGCAGCTGTCGCTGAACCCGGAAGATGCCCAGATGCTGGAGACGCGCCGGTTCTCGATCGAGGACATCTGCCGCTGGTTCGGCACGCCCCCGATTGTCATTGGGCATGCCGGAGACGGCCAGACGATGTGGGGCTCTGGCGTCGAGCAGATCATGATCGCCTGGATGAACACAGGGCTCAACCCGCTGCTGCGCCGCATCGAAGGGCGCATCCGCAAGGACATCATCCCGCCCGGTTCGAGGGTGAAGCGCTACGCGGAGTTCAACCGCGAAGGCATCCTGCAGATGGACAGCAAGGCCAAGGCCGACTTCCTGACCCGCCTGGTCAGCAACGGCATCATGTCGCGCAACGAGGCACGCGAAAAGCTGAACCTGCCCCGCCGCGACGGCGCGGACGATCTTACCGCGCAGACGGCCATGGCCCCTGTGCAAGACCTCGGCTAA
- a CDS encoding terminase large subunit domain-containing protein, protein MSATEALPRFACPDWWEKLQAGDVPMADVPINEAKAARVLAFFNRLRLPDVPGNPTMAEACGDWFKTLLVAFFASEDPDTHRELVWELLCMVPKKNSKSTYVAALALTALYMEEAPNRQMLLVGPSQNISERCFEQAQGMVALDEKLQLIFKVQDHLKTITRRKTGTSLDVKTFDTTIVTGEIPVLTIIDELHELGKKAKALKVMQQIRGGGITMQRGKLLMITTQSDEMPTGIWKAELKKARAIRDGKGGPKPIMLPILYEYPEAQQKDETFWRDRSNWGMLLPNLGLSISEQALEEDYENNGKVSKEAEQIWASQHLNIEIGVGLGGDAWRGADYWETCGDEKLNLDEVMRRSEVCVVGIDGGGLDDLFALTVLGREKGSRRWLHWAHAWAFPEVFERRKDIDARLRDFEADGDLTICQEVGDDVTGAIAYIQRLEAAALLPIQTPAIGLDAAGINELLDGLEMAGFDDKRWIGVGQGWKLNPAVLTLPRRLKDRKLVHCASDYMAWTVGNAKTELKGSNYIVTKQAAGSAKIDALMATFNAAMLMFGNPEAPASLNDFLSDPVMVI, encoded by the coding sequence ATGTCCGCCACTGAGGCCCTGCCCCGCTTCGCCTGCCCCGACTGGTGGGAGAAGCTGCAGGCGGGCGACGTTCCGATGGCGGACGTGCCCATCAACGAGGCCAAGGCCGCGCGCGTCTTGGCATTCTTCAACCGGCTGCGCCTGCCGGACGTCCCGGGCAACCCGACAATGGCCGAGGCCTGCGGGGATTGGTTTAAGACGCTGCTGGTCGCCTTCTTCGCCAGCGAAGATCCCGACACGCATCGCGAGCTGGTCTGGGAACTTCTCTGCATGGTGCCGAAGAAGAACTCGAAGTCGACCTATGTTGCGGCCCTGGCGCTGACCGCGCTCTACATGGAGGAGGCCCCCAATCGGCAGATGCTGCTGGTCGGGCCCAGCCAGAACATCTCGGAGCGGTGCTTCGAGCAGGCGCAGGGTATGGTCGCCCTGGACGAGAAGCTGCAGCTGATCTTCAAGGTACAGGATCACCTGAAGACGATCACCAGGAGGAAGACCGGCACCTCGCTGGACGTGAAGACCTTCGACACGACGATCGTGACGGGCGAGATCCCGGTGCTGACGATCATCGACGAGCTGCACGAGCTGGGCAAGAAGGCCAAGGCACTGAAAGTGATGCAGCAGATCCGCGGCGGCGGCATCACGATGCAGCGCGGCAAGCTGCTGATGATCACGACGCAGTCCGACGAGATGCCTACCGGCATCTGGAAGGCCGAACTGAAGAAGGCTCGTGCCATTCGCGACGGCAAGGGCGGCCCGAAGCCGATCATGCTGCCGATCCTCTACGAGTATCCGGAAGCACAGCAGAAGGACGAGACCTTCTGGCGCGACCGGTCCAACTGGGGAATGCTCCTGCCGAACCTCGGCCTGTCCATCAGCGAACAGGCGCTGGAGGAGGATTACGAGAACAATGGCAAGGTCTCGAAGGAGGCCGAACAGATCTGGGCCAGCCAGCATCTAAACATCGAGATCGGTGTCGGCCTCGGTGGTGATGCGTGGCGTGGCGCGGATTATTGGGAGACCTGTGGAGACGAGAAGCTGAACCTGGACGAGGTGATGCGCCGGTCCGAGGTCTGCGTCGTAGGTATTGACGGTGGCGGCCTGGACGACCTCTTCGCACTAACCGTCCTCGGCCGGGAGAAGGGAAGCCGGCGTTGGCTGCACTGGGCCCACGCGTGGGCCTTTCCTGAAGTCTTTGAACGTCGCAAGGACATCGACGCCCGCCTGCGCGACTTCGAAGCCGACGGCGATCTCACGATCTGTCAGGAAGTAGGCGACGATGTGACCGGGGCGATTGCTTATATCCAGCGCCTAGAGGCAGCCGCCCTGCTGCCAATCCAGACTCCAGCGATCGGGTTGGATGCCGCCGGCATCAACGAGTTGCTGGACGGATTGGAGATGGCGGGTTTCGACGACAAGCGATGGATAGGCGTGGGTCAGGGATGGAAACTCAACCCTGCCGTATTGACGCTGCCGCGTCGCTTGAAGGACCGCAAACTGGTCCACTGTGCTTCCGACTACATGGCGTGGACGGTCGGCAATGCAAAAACAGAGCTCAAGGGGAGCAATTACATCGTGACCAAGCAAGCCGCCGGAAGCGCGAAGATCGACGCCCTGATGGCGACCTTCAACGCTGCGATGCTGATGTTCGGCAACCCCGAGGCTCCGGCCTCTCTGAACGACTTTCTCTCCGACCCCGTGATGGTCATCTGA
- a CDS encoding HNH endonuclease: MRQLAPRGQQLKPRGSNGGVPVRSRDRIDTWRKWYKTAEWQAIRWDVLVAASFTCVRCKRIFESAQLVGDHIRAHRGDRDLFFDRSNVQCMCATCHNRDKQREERRDAYRND, translated from the coding sequence ATGAGGCAGCTCGCACCGCGCGGGCAACAGCTGAAGCCGCGCGGCTCCAATGGTGGGGTGCCGGTCCGGTCGCGTGATCGGATCGATACCTGGCGCAAGTGGTACAAGACGGCAGAGTGGCAGGCCATCCGTTGGGATGTGCTGGTCGCGGCCAGCTTCACCTGCGTCCGGTGCAAGCGGATCTTCGAAAGTGCCCAGCTGGTCGGTGACCACATCCGCGCCCATCGTGGCGACCGTGACCTGTTCTTCGATAGGTCCAACGTCCAGTGCATGTGCGCCACCTGCCATAACCGCGACAAGCAGAGAGAGGAGCGGCGCGATGCTTATCGGAACGATTGA